In Shouchella patagoniensis, the following are encoded in one genomic region:
- a CDS encoding LCP family glycopolymer transferase — protein sequence MKEDSRKRRRKKRRTRLILKVTLITALIALLATGTGAWYILNQLDETASGSFQGLDRGNKSELRVEPVDVGKDNFSMLLLGSDFREGDGVERTDTMLVATFNKDKRSIMLTSIPRDTYTEIIGYRGGGYYDKINHAHAFGEIDMTIDTVENLLDIPIDHYALVRFDGLVEIIDALDGIEVDVTYEFDFKEKSRNVDFTFTEGPTKMDGEKALAYARERKSSASGGDKGRGIRQQQIIEAIIDRAASFSSITRFNDVFNAVGNNIQMDLTFGNIVSLHGYASSINSIERNQLQTSGTRRPDINGASIWYEDIDEPELIELQNTLKNHLEINENPSTTVQQ from the coding sequence ATGAAGGAAGACTCAAGAAAACGTCGCCGCAAAAAAAGACGAACGAGATTGATCTTAAAAGTTACATTAATCACTGCACTCATTGCACTATTAGCCACTGGAACTGGTGCATGGTATATTTTAAACCAATTAGATGAAACGGCATCTGGCTCTTTCCAAGGACTTGATCGTGGGAATAAATCGGAACTTCGAGTGGAACCTGTTGATGTCGGAAAAGATAATTTTTCGATGTTGTTACTTGGTAGCGACTTTCGTGAAGGCGATGGAGTTGAGCGTACAGATACAATGCTAGTAGCAACGTTTAATAAAGACAAACGTTCGATTATGCTCACTAGTATCCCTCGTGATACGTATACAGAAATAATTGGTTATCGAGGGGGCGGTTATTACGATAAAATTAACCATGCCCACGCTTTTGGAGAAATCGATATGACAATAGACACGGTCGAGAATCTACTAGACATTCCTATTGATCATTATGCGTTAGTCCGATTCGATGGTTTAGTTGAAATAATTGATGCTCTTGATGGAATAGAAGTCGATGTAACATATGAGTTTGATTTTAAAGAAAAAAGCCGTAATGTTGATTTTACTTTTACTGAAGGACCAACTAAAATGGATGGCGAAAAAGCCTTAGCCTACGCTAGAGAAAGAAAATCATCTGCTAGTGGTGGCGACAAGGGACGTGGCATCCGACAACAGCAAATAATTGAAGCTATTATTGATCGTGCAGCATCTTTTTCTAGTATCACACGGTTTAACGATGTCTTTAATGCTGTTGGGAATAACATTCAAATGGATTTAACCTTTGGTAACATCGTTTCTCTTCACGGTTATGCTTCATCAATTAATTCAATTGAAAGGAACCAACTTCAAACCTCTGGCACTCGTCGTCCAGACATTAATGGAGCGAGCATTTGGTATGAAGACATTGATGAACCTGAATTAATTGAGTTACAGAATACATTAAAAAACCATCTTGAAATAAATGAAAATCCATCAACTACTGTTCAACAGTAA
- a CDS encoding SH3 domain-containing protein, with protein sequence MFPIQKKLLIAGSSASALTIIASAFPLQSAYASSVVVKETHYDVSFDTAVNRQMNSSAPPQTDKSGRWQNASRSDVAYYMNPTNFSQGTSSYLQFLDLQSSAGLGASTINNQLLAGKGTLSGQGQAFISASKLYGVNEIYLISHALLETGNGTSSLAKGVQVNGKTVYNMYGIGAFDGDAVRMGAQYAYNQGWFTPEDAIIGGAKFVSNSYMARGQNTLYKMRWNPANPATYQYATDVGWAVKQTHHMSNLYSLVNDYQLSFDVPVYKGQPSGEPGENEQLEQLPTNTYGTTTARLNVRTGPGQNHAVITTLDSNTKVELLAKQGNWYQVKVGSINGFVSADYLKLDPESEDQVDEGSQKPIAEGKTTARLNLRSQPNTSSSIRTTLSLGQTVQILQKEGNWYQVKTGFQTGWVSADFITITSDNDQAEQNPSIGSATTTARLNLRTGAGTNHRIVTTLPVGQKLELLKKEGNWYQVKAGSHTGWVSADFIKSDGNGGSNVGQSSSIGSATTTARLNLRTGAGTNHRIITTLPVGQKLELLKKEGNWYQVKAGSHTGWVSADFIKSDGNGGSNVGQSPSIGSATTTARLNLRTGAGTNHRIITTLPVGQKLELLKKEGNWYQVKAGSHTGWVSADFIKSDGNGGSNVGRSSSIGSASSSAHLRVLPASPTRRPTVPTLPVGQKLELLKKEGNWYQVKAGSHTGWVSADFINLSSDSGKASSKAETINKSGMTTTRLNLRTGPSTSDRIVTTLNKDQELTINQKQNDWYQVTIGSQTGWVSAQYVTLLKEKQSIQAMSRSFSFAAFIDQNENTNKVTDDATELSKIENQKDEELEQDEGHNKNEERKSTEQDSDSSLDEDVSLDNDASEDQNADEQDSDSSLDEDVSLDNDASEDQSADEQDSDSSLGEDVSLDNDASENQDADEQDSDSSLDEDVSLDNDASEGQDADEQDSDSSLDEDVSLDNAASEDQGAEEQDSDSSLEEDVSLDKDASEDQDADEQDSDSSLDEDVSLDNDASEGQDADEQDSDSSLDEDVSLDNDASEDQGVDEQDSDSSLDEDVSLDDDASEDQDADEQDSDSSLDEDVSLDDDASEDQGADEQDSDSSLDEDVSLDNDASENQGADEQDSDSSLGEDVSLDNENSVDNNSLNESAEEDENSIITKEEIQLEIEAILLSSPDLTATHLEELEKGDTIEIVSKDGNFYKVIVNGVEGWLSSESLS encoded by the coding sequence GTGTTTCCCATACAAAAGAAATTATTAATTGCTGGTAGCTCTGCTTCAGCACTTACAATCATCGCTTCAGCTTTTCCACTACAATCTGCATATGCTAGCTCAGTTGTTGTAAAAGAAACACACTACGACGTGTCGTTTGATACAGCTGTTAATCGTCAAATGAATTCATCCGCTCCTCCTCAGACGGACAAGAGTGGCCGTTGGCAAAATGCAAGTCGTTCAGATGTTGCTTATTATATGAATCCAACAAACTTTTCCCAAGGTACTTCATCTTATTTGCAGTTCTTGGATTTACAATCAAGTGCGGGGCTTGGAGCGAGTACGATTAATAATCAGCTTCTAGCTGGTAAAGGTACTTTATCAGGACAAGGACAAGCCTTTATTTCTGCTAGTAAGCTATATGGTGTAAATGAGATTTACTTAATTTCTCATGCGCTATTAGAAACTGGAAATGGTACATCCAGTCTTGCAAAAGGCGTTCAAGTAAACGGAAAAACAGTTTATAACATGTATGGTATCGGCGCATTTGATGGCGATGCAGTCCGTATGGGTGCTCAATACGCCTATAATCAAGGTTGGTTTACACCTGAAGATGCAATTATTGGAGGCGCAAAATTTGTTTCCAACAGTTATATGGCTCGTGGGCAAAACACCCTTTATAAGATGCGTTGGAATCCAGCTAATCCAGCTACATACCAATACGCAACTGATGTAGGGTGGGCTGTAAAACAAACACATCATATGTCTAATCTTTATAGTTTGGTTAATGATTATCAACTATCATTTGATGTGCCAGTTTACAAGGGTCAACCTTCAGGTGAACCTGGAGAAAATGAACAACTGGAACAACTTCCCACAAATACATATGGGACAACAACTGCTCGTTTAAATGTTCGCACAGGTCCAGGGCAAAATCATGCCGTAATTACAACCCTAGATTCCAATACCAAGGTTGAACTACTTGCCAAGCAAGGGAATTGGTATCAAGTCAAAGTGGGCTCAATTAACGGATTTGTCTCTGCGGATTATTTAAAATTAGACCCTGAAAGTGAAGATCAAGTTGACGAAGGTTCTCAAAAGCCCATTGCTGAAGGAAAAACAACTGCTCGTTTAAATTTACGCAGTCAACCGAATACATCTAGTTCAATTCGGACAACCCTCTCCTTGGGACAAACTGTGCAAATTCTACAAAAAGAAGGCAACTGGTATCAAGTCAAAACTGGCTTTCAAACCGGATGGGTTTCTGCTGACTTTATTACAATTACATCTGACAATGATCAGGCTGAACAAAATCCTTCTATCGGCTCTGCCACTACCACTGCTCGCTTAAACTTGCGCACTGGGGCTGGCACAAACCACCGTATTGTTACAACGCTACCTGTCGGGCAAAAGCTGGAACTTCTTAAAAAAGAAGGCAACTGGTATCAAGTTAAAGCCGGGTCTCATACGGGGTGGGTTTCTGCTGACTTTATTAAATCTGACGGCAATGGTGGAAGCAATGTCGGGCAATCTTCTTCTATCGGCTCTGCCACTACCACTGCTCGCTTAAACTTGCGCACTGGGGCTGGCACAAACCACCGTATTATTACAACGCTACCTGTTGGGCAAAAGCTGGAACTTCTTAAAAAGGAAGGCAACTGGTATCAAGTTAAAGCCGGTTCTCATACGGGATGGGTTTCTGCTGACTTTATTAAATCTGACGGCAATGGTGGAAGCAATGTCGGGCAATCTCCTTCTATCGGCTCTGCCACTACCACTGCTCGCTTAAACTTGCGCACTGGGGCTGGCACAAACCACCGTATTATTACAACGCTACCTGTTGGGCAAAAGCTGGAACTTCTTAAAAAAGAAGGCAATTGGTATCAAGTTAAAGCCGGGTCTCATACGGGATGGGTTTCTGCTGACTTTATTAAATCTGACGGCAATGGTGGAAGCAATGTCGGGCGATCTTCTTCTATCGGCTCTGCCTCTTCCTCCGCCCACCTCCGCGTGCTCCCCGCGTCCCCTACACGCCGCCCTACCGTTCCAACGCTACCTGTTGGGCAAAAGCTGGAACTTCTTAAAAAAGAAGGCAATTGGTATCAAGTTAAAGCCGGGTCTCATACGGGATGGGTTTCTGCTGACTTTATTAATTTATCAAGTGATTCAGGTAAGGCATCGAGTAAAGCTGAAACAATTAATAAATCTGGTATGACAACAACACGGTTAAATTTACGAACCGGTCCTAGTACTTCAGATAGGATTGTTACAACGTTAAACAAAGACCAAGAACTAACAATTAATCAAAAGCAAAATGATTGGTACCAAGTAACGATTGGCTCACAAACCGGTTGGGTCTCCGCACAATATGTTACCTTATTAAAAGAAAAACAAAGCATTCAAGCAATGAGTCGTTCTTTTTCATTTGCAGCTTTCATTGATCAAAATGAAAATACAAATAAAGTGACCGATGATGCAACGGAACTATCCAAAATTGAAAATCAAAAAGATGAAGAGCTAGAGCAAGACGAGGGTCATAATAAGAATGAAGAACGTAAGTCTACTGAGCAAGATTCTGATTCCTCTCTAGATGAAGATGTTTCTCTTGATAACGACGCTTCTGAAGACCAGAATGCAGATGAGCAAGATTCTGATTCCTCTCTAGATGAAGATGTTTCTCTTGATAACGACGCTTCTGAAGACCAGAGTGCGGATGAGCAAGATTCTGATTCCTCTCTAGGTGAAGATGTTTCTCTTGATAACGACGCTTCTGAAAACCAGGATGCAGATGAGCAAGATTCTGATTCCTCTCTAGATGAAGATGTTTCTCTTGATAACGACGCTTCTGAAGGCCAGGATGCAGATGAGCAAGATTCTGATTCCTCTCTAGATGAAGATGTGTCTCTTGATAATGCCGCTTCTGAAGACCAGGGTGCGGAGGAGCAAGATTCTGATTCCTCTCTAGAGGAAGATGTTTCTCTTGATAAGGACGCTTCTGAAGACCAGGATGCAGATGAGCAAGATTCTGATTCCTCTCTAGATGAAGATGTTTCTCTTGATAACGACGCTTCTGAAGGCCAGGATGCAGATGAGCAAGATTCTGATTCCTCTCTAGATGAAGATGTTTCTCTTGATAATGACGCTTCTGAAGACCAGGGTGTGGATGAGCAAGATTCTGATTCCTCTCTAGATGAAGATGTTTCTCTTGATGACGACGCTTCTGAAGACCAGGATGCAGATGAGCAAGATTCTGATTCCTCTCTAGATGAAGATGTTTCTCTTGATGACGACGCTTCTGAAGACCAGGGTGCGGATGAGCAAGATTCTGATTCCTCTCTAGATGAAGATGTTTCTCTTGATAACGACGCTTCTGAAAACCAGGGTGCGGATGAGCAAGATTCTGATTCCTCTCTAGGTGAAGATGTTTCTCTTGATAACGAGAATTCTGTTGACAACAACTCATTGAATGAGAGTGCTGAAGAAGACGAAAACTCGATTATCACCAAAGAAGAAATACAATTAGAGATAGAAGCAATCTTACTATCTAGTCCTGACCTAACGGCAACTCACCTAGAAGAATTAGAAAAAGGAGATACAATAGAAATCGTGTCTAAAGACGGCAATTTCTACAAAGTGATTGTAAATGGTGTAGAAGGCTGGCTTTCTTCAGAGTCACTTTCATAA
- the galU gene encoding UTP--glucose-1-phosphate uridylyltransferase GalU — MKSVKKAIIPAAGLGTRFLPATKAMPKEMLPIVDKPTIQYIVEEAIESGIEDIIIVTGKGKRAIEDHFDHAFELEQNLAEKEKYELLEAVQKAGKVDIHYIRQKEPKGLGHAVWCARKFIGDEPFAVLLGDDIVQNDKPCLKQLIEQYEEKEASIIGVQQVPHDTTNRYGIIDPTTKEGRLYGVSRFVEKPRVEEAPSNLAILGRYLLTPAIFKHLEKQETGAGGEIQLTDAIQMLNEEQQVFAYDFEGKRYDVGEKLGFVLTTLEFAMQRGDLKPALIEKMKEYLELEDMVRK; from the coding sequence ATGAAATCAGTCAAAAAAGCGATTATTCCAGCTGCTGGTCTGGGTACAAGGTTCTTACCTGCTACAAAAGCAATGCCAAAAGAAATGTTGCCGATTGTGGATAAACCAACAATTCAATATATTGTCGAAGAAGCAATTGAATCAGGTATTGAGGACATTATTATTGTCACTGGAAAAGGAAAACGTGCGATTGAAGATCATTTTGATCATGCGTTTGAATTAGAGCAAAACCTAGCCGAAAAAGAAAAATATGAATTGTTAGAAGCCGTTCAAAAAGCAGGGAAAGTAGATATTCATTACATCCGCCAGAAGGAGCCAAAAGGTCTTGGTCACGCGGTTTGGTGTGCCCGCAAGTTTATTGGTGATGAACCTTTTGCCGTTCTGCTTGGTGATGATATTGTGCAAAATGATAAACCTTGTTTGAAGCAACTAATTGAGCAATACGAAGAGAAAGAAGCGAGTATCATTGGTGTACAACAAGTGCCGCATGACACAACAAATCGATATGGTATTATTGATCCCACAACAAAAGAAGGTCGTTTGTATGGCGTGAGCCGCTTTGTAGAAAAGCCAAGAGTGGAGGAAGCACCTTCTAACTTGGCTATACTGGGACGCTATTTGCTGACACCTGCCATTTTCAAACATTTAGAGAAGCAAGAAACAGGAGCTGGTGGTGAAATTCAGCTAACAGATGCTATTCAAATGCTAAATGAAGAACAACAAGTTTTTGCATATGATTTTGAGGGCAAACGATATGATGTTGGAGAGAAGCTAGGGTTTGTCTTAACGACACTTGAATTTGCGATGCAAAGGGGAGATTTAAAACCTGCTTTAATTGAAAAAATGAAAGAGTATCTTGAACTTGAAGATATGGTTCGTAAATAA
- a CDS encoding glycosyltransferase family 2 protein has translation MGFLNLLTKKDSIKNKIGYEIINEKALHRNTSVTVIVPVYNAEKWLQRTVDSVLLQNLGRDNITCILVDDHSTDGSKKLMKKYSNMYENVVSVFLEQNTGTPAHPRNLGVHLANSEYVFFLDADDWLYPTGIKTLFDLLEETNANYAVGKTIEVNSKSEKVIGRYESSRERRNVSPYLIKHFFYHLGPRSRMVRLKLIRDNNITFPEMKFAEDKQFFIDVIIAADTVSTTTEPVYYLNRLDENDSLVKQTDIMQKMDTNIAVLKHVLKKNLPPEKEKNIVNRIIEFDSITRLFDRNHFVKSKNKQAYFDKFHKVISIFTAAKRSYSFEETIIKPINKQYYHFAMNHEYEKLVLLAKWSKKNGEVSYLSKDGLSYKQAHLEDGTKLLLPIEVKAELLKQDIVANEIKLEIQVLSHSEVNVESCILQSRESAIDTYRFKVDLSQSGNVVNVTIPLEKLSELDATGYQFLLGYNDYEKTLVQKDNEAELRVEIDSEKQLKLYKTINGNIGVKIS, from the coding sequence ATGGGATTCTTAAATTTGCTAACAAAAAAAGACTCAATAAAAAATAAAATCGGGTACGAAATTATAAATGAAAAAGCGTTACATCGTAATACGTCGGTTACGGTCATAGTACCAGTATATAATGCTGAAAAATGGCTTCAACGGACCGTTGATTCAGTACTTTTACAAAACTTAGGTCGAGATAATATTACTTGCATACTTGTTGATGATCATTCGACTGATGGAAGCAAAAAGCTAATGAAAAAGTACTCGAATATGTATGAAAATGTTGTGAGCGTTTTTTTAGAACAAAATACAGGTACGCCTGCTCACCCAAGAAATTTAGGTGTGCATTTGGCCAATTCCGAATATGTTTTCTTTCTTGATGCTGATGATTGGTTGTATCCAACTGGTATAAAAACGTTATTTGATTTGTTGGAAGAAACAAACGCTAATTATGCCGTCGGAAAAACAATTGAAGTAAACTCTAAATCAGAAAAAGTAATTGGTCGATATGAATCGAGTCGAGAACGGAGAAATGTATCTCCATACTTGATTAAGCATTTCTTCTATCACTTAGGTCCAAGATCGAGAATGGTGCGTTTAAAGTTGATAAGGGATAATAATATCACATTCCCTGAAATGAAATTTGCAGAGGATAAACAGTTTTTTATCGATGTGATTATAGCAGCTGACACCGTATCAACTACTACGGAACCAGTCTATTATTTGAACCGCTTAGATGAAAATGATTCGCTCGTTAAACAAACCGATATTATGCAAAAAATGGATACAAATATAGCCGTATTAAAGCATGTGTTAAAGAAAAACCTACCTCCAGAGAAAGAAAAAAACATTGTTAATCGCATTATTGAATTTGACAGTATTACTCGTTTATTTGATCGAAATCACTTTGTGAAAAGCAAAAATAAACAAGCTTATTTTGATAAATTTCATAAAGTCATTTCAATTTTTACTGCTGCAAAACGTTCGTATTCGTTTGAAGAGACAATCATTAAGCCGATTAATAAACAATACTATCATTTTGCCATGAATCATGAATATGAAAAGCTAGTTTTATTGGCTAAGTGGTCTAAGAAAAACGGAGAAGTATCTTATCTGTCAAAGGATGGCTTATCATATAAACAGGCTCACCTTGAAGATGGAACAAAGCTTTTACTTCCAATAGAAGTTAAAGCAGAACTTCTTAAACAAGACATCGTAGCGAATGAGATTAAATTAGAAATACAAGTATTAAGCCACAGTGAAGTCAACGTGGAGTCCTGTATATTACAAAGCAGAGAATCGGCTATAGATACCTATAGATTCAAAGTGGATTTAAGCCAAAGTGGAAATGTGGTAAATGTGACAATTCCCTTAGAGAAGTTAAGTGAATTGGATGCAACAGGTTACCAGTTTCTACTTGGCTATAATGATTATGAAAAAACACTTGTCCAAAAAGATAATGAAGCAGAATTACGTGTGGAAATAGATTCTGAAAAACAATTAAAGCTCTATAAAACAATTAACGGCAATATCGGAGTTAAAATTTCTTGA
- a CDS encoding bifunctional glycosyltransferase/CDP-glycerol:glycerophosphate glycerophosphotransferase — protein MQKISILITVYNKQDYIKRCLESLNNQDYENKEIIIIDNGSTDQSLELIKETKSQLALRAEVIALEENRGVAYARNFGLKQANGEYVLFLDGDDYLVNNSLLFIASLMELSDAPILMTRMQKSNRVKPITIYNASTFNWKETKRKKALKRMSVAGVLYSNAFLKENQLTFNDDFHYYTDFDFMINTLKRAENVTYLKFPLYIKGECYDPIERPSLSIEPFKNKFNEWVDFISHQQANLKEETDFWLKEYITKWFLRTYFKEWAKEENRDLFKANFEELQQKLEKVDDQYIENSGRLGLRQIRAHLSGDIIKTEQWLNKRVNIANWKAGLKNKKKLNQQIANTLFSKIKTRKNRVLFESFGGKSYACSPRAIYEEMYNEKGKEFEYIWAFSEPSDKTIPGPAKKVKRLSLKYYYYAATSKFWVMNARKEKTLDKRKETVYLQTWHGTPLKRLAADMKEVKMPGTSTATYKQNFYNETQDWDYLVSPNDYSTEIFKRAFHFEKKMLDVGYPRNDLFYNPSKNNSEYQEKLKVSLGLPKNKKIILYAPTWRDDEFIERGKYKFDVKLDLFDMRNKLGDEYVILLRMHYLIADDLNVDGLEGFVYNLSHYDDISELYLISDLLITDYSSVFFDYANLKRPIIFYTYDLDNYRDDLRGFYIDFEQEAPGPLLRTSDEVIKAIQDIEAIKESYKQRVDDFYTKFCHLDDGTASRKIIDQVIRSNR, from the coding sequence ATGCAAAAAATATCAATCCTTATAACTGTTTATAACAAACAGGATTATATAAAGAGATGTTTGGAATCTTTAAACAATCAAGATTATGAAAATAAAGAGATTATTATTATAGATAATGGTTCTACTGATCAGAGCTTAGAGCTTATTAAGGAAACAAAAAGTCAATTGGCACTTAGAGCAGAGGTTATTGCTTTAGAAGAAAATCGAGGCGTTGCTTACGCAAGGAACTTTGGTTTAAAACAGGCTAATGGTGAATATGTTCTTTTTTTAGACGGTGATGATTATTTAGTAAACAACTCCCTTCTTTTTATCGCTTCTTTAATGGAATTAAGTGATGCACCTATTTTAATGACTAGAATGCAAAAATCTAACCGCGTAAAACCCATTACGATTTATAATGCAAGTACATTTAATTGGAAAGAAACAAAGAGAAAAAAGGCATTAAAAAGAATGTCAGTAGCTGGTGTGTTGTATAGTAATGCTTTTTTAAAAGAGAACCAACTTACTTTTAATGACGATTTTCACTACTATACAGATTTTGATTTTATGATTAATACGTTAAAAAGAGCAGAGAATGTGACTTATCTAAAGTTTCCACTCTATATTAAGGGAGAATGTTACGATCCAATTGAGCGTCCCTCTTTAAGTATAGAACCTTTTAAGAATAAGTTTAATGAATGGGTTGATTTTATTTCTCACCAGCAAGCTAATTTAAAAGAAGAAACGGACTTTTGGTTAAAAGAATATATAACGAAATGGTTTTTAAGAACTTATTTTAAGGAATGGGCAAAGGAAGAAAATAGAGACTTATTTAAAGCTAATTTTGAAGAGCTTCAACAGAAATTAGAAAAAGTAGATGACCAATATATTGAAAATAGTGGAAGATTAGGACTGCGACAAATTAGAGCTCATTTGAGTGGTGATATAATTAAAACAGAACAATGGCTTAACAAAAGAGTCAATATAGCTAATTGGAAAGCAGGGTTAAAAAACAAAAAAAAGCTGAACCAGCAGATAGCAAACACTTTATTCAGTAAAATAAAAACACGGAAAAATCGGGTACTCTTCGAAAGCTTCGGTGGAAAATCTTATGCATGTAGCCCAAGGGCAATATATGAAGAGATGTATAATGAGAAAGGTAAAGAATTTGAATATATATGGGCTTTTTCCGAGCCCTCTGATAAGACCATTCCGGGTCCAGCAAAAAAAGTAAAGCGATTAAGTTTAAAATATTATTATTATGCAGCAACATCTAAATTCTGGGTTATGAATGCGAGAAAAGAAAAAACACTTGATAAAAGAAAAGAAACTGTTTATTTGCAAACCTGGCATGGTACTCCTTTAAAAAGATTAGCGGCAGATATGAAGGAAGTGAAAATGCCGGGTACTTCTACAGCAACTTATAAACAAAATTTTTATAACGAAACTCAAGATTGGGATTATCTAGTTTCACCGAATGATTATTCTACAGAGATATTTAAGCGTGCCTTCCATTTTGAAAAAAAGATGCTTGATGTTGGGTACCCGAGGAATGACTTATTTTACAATCCTTCAAAGAACAATAGTGAGTATCAAGAAAAGTTGAAAGTGTCTCTTGGCTTACCCAAAAATAAAAAAATAATTTTGTATGCTCCTACATGGAGAGACGATGAATTTATTGAACGGGGTAAATATAAGTTTGATGTGAAGCTGGATTTATTTGATATGAGGAATAAATTAGGTGATGAATACGTAATTTTGCTTCGTATGCATTATTTAATTGCAGATGATTTAAATGTAGATGGGTTGGAAGGCTTTGTGTATAACCTATCACACTATGATGATATCTCAGAACTGTATTTGATTTCAGACTTGCTTATTACTGATTATTCTTCAGTTTTCTTTGATTATGCTAACTTGAAGAGACCAATCATTTTTTACACGTATGATTTGGATAATTATCGAGATGACTTACGTGGTTTTTATATTGATTTTGAACAAGAAGCACCAGGACCATTGCTAAGAACATCAGATGAAGTGATTAAAGCGATTCAAGACATTGAAGCCATAAAAGAATCTTATAAACAGCGGGTAGATGATTTTTATACAAAGTTTTGCCATTTGGATGATGGTACAGCTTCAAGAAAAATTATTGATCAAGTGATAAGAAGTAACAGATAA
- the tagD gene encoding glycerol-3-phosphate cytidylyltransferase has translation MKKVITYGTFDLLHWGHINLLKRAKDLGDYLIVAISSDQFNAIKEKEAYHSFENRKMILEAIRYVDEVIAEDNWEQKVEDVQKHGIDVFVMGDDWDGKFDFLTEYCDVVYLPRTEGISTTKIKTELFEANQ, from the coding sequence TTGAAAAAGGTAATTACGTATGGAACGTTTGATTTACTTCACTGGGGACACATCAATTTATTAAAGAGGGCAAAAGATCTAGGTGATTATTTAATCGTGGCGATCTCATCAGATCAATTTAATGCAATAAAAGAAAAAGAAGCATACCACAGCTTTGAAAACCGCAAAATGATTCTGGAAGCAATTCGTTATGTAGACGAAGTGATTGCTGAAGACAACTGGGAACAAAAAGTTGAGGACGTACAAAAGCATGGTATTGATGTGTTTGTTATGGGAGATGATTGGGATGGAAAATTTGATTTTCTAACCGAATACTGTGATGTGGTTTATCTGCCTCGGACAGAAGGAATTTCTACGACAAAGATCAAAACAGAATTGTTTGAGGCGAATCAATAA
- a CDS encoding CDP-alcohol phosphatidyltransferase family protein, producing the protein MEKRLAATWFDTKEITRLREKSQAYSSKEDLWSWYVLRRLSIFVTILFMKLRLSPNSISWMSALFVVFSGFWLLQATPISFILAFFCYNIGYLLDCVDGEVARLTGKTSKKGYFIDLLIQGATLPVFLAMPFALLVLWDRLLLSPLELGVLYLVITLVIMALFVPIAYQLTNANQVNERDPVNKIRTKSFVFELAGVLLGLPGFFLVLFLLTLGTFITGFFIQPLYIVIFLLIMVLKVALRLVITVRSF; encoded by the coding sequence ATGGAGAAGCGACTTGCTGCGACTTGGTTTGATACGAAAGAGATTACTCGATTACGTGAAAAATCTCAAGCCTACAGTTCAAAGGAAGACTTGTGGTCTTGGTATGTACTACGACGGTTATCAATTTTTGTTACGATCTTATTCATGAAATTACGCTTAAGTCCGAATAGCATTAGTTGGATGAGTGCCTTATTCGTTGTTTTTTCTGGCTTTTGGCTGCTTCAAGCAACACCAATTTCTTTTATACTTGCCTTCTTTTGTTATAATATTGGTTATTTGCTTGATTGTGTTGACGGTGAGGTAGCAAGGTTAACAGGTAAAACATCTAAAAAAGGATACTTTATTGATTTGCTCATTCAAGGAGCAACATTGCCTGTATTTTTGGCTATGCCCTTTGCGTTACTAGTCTTGTGGGATAGGTTATTGCTTAGCCCTCTCGAACTTGGAGTACTTTATCTAGTTATCACACTTGTGATTATGGCTTTGTTTGTACCGATTGCTTACCAATTGACAAACGCAAACCAGGTAAACGAAAGAGATCCAGTAAATAAAATACGTACAAAGTCATTTGTTTTTGAGCTAGCGGGTGTGTTGCTTGGTTTGCCAGGGTTCTTTTTGGTACTGTTCTTATTAACATTAGGAACATTCATTACAGGTTTCTTTATTCAACCTCTATATATAGTTATTTTCCTTTTAATTATGGTATTAAAAGTAGCTCTACGATTGGTGATAACGGTACGTAGTTTTTAA